The region caaacaattaagaatatttaaattaaataagacaaaaataaataatacaattcaatatttaatgaaaatcaaaattGAACTCAACAGTATGACAATATTTGAAAGAGATGTCGTGATGACGATGAAGTGTGGTTGAAAGAAAAACTGTCAAGGTatgataaaattttaaaaaaaaaattgtggGATTGAAGAatgtttaaagttttgatattgacatattaaattttgttttaaaaaaatcaatttaatGCATTTATTTGAATCGAACAGTAGCGATTTTGAACGGTTCAATCcgatttttttgattttatttcaATTTTGACTCACTAACGATTTAAAAAAATTAGTCGAACTGAATTCAACTTTGAATCTCGATTCAATCGATTGAACCAGATGATTCGATCcaattttttaaatattaatttaaaaaaaaacaaaaaatattataaaatgGGAGAATCGAACCGAATGTTGAACACCATATATTTAATGAGATGAAAAATCTCACATCACCTTCATAAATAATTTAACAAGACTAAGTTTTGCAAGCAATGTAGAATTAGTATTTACTTATAAATCTTGAATTTGTAAATTTTTTCAAAGCACGAAATGAAATCAATCAAACATTATATGTTATGCATTATTTAgacttatatatatatatatatatatatatattatatatatatatatatatatatatatatatatatatatataatatatatatatatatatatataattaaataaattctCTTTAGTAGTTTAAAACTTGAAAGCTGAAAAATCTAATCACTCCTTGATACAATAATTCATAAACAACTTTTTTTAAAAAGGTATAATTGGATATCTCAATTAACTTTTCACTTCACAACATATCTAATCATTCATGTATTCATCCATGTTTAGTGCTCTAATGACAAAATAGTAAAATATTAACAATAAATAAGAATAATCACTATTTACTATCATTCTAGATTAATTCTAAGTACATGTCACATAGtggataattattatttttgAGAATTGTTCTGGTGAATTATAAAAAATAATAGTTAATTATTATAAATGAATAATAAGTTTTGAccaaaaaatataaaaaataatgaACATATAATTATATACCAAAATAAAAGTCACAGGCTGCCAGCATAGTTAGCTGGCCACACGTTTTTATATTCATTTTGGTTTTTGATTTTTCTGTACTTTCCTTTCTTACTTCACCGATTCATTCCTCCACAACTTCAAGAGCCAGAGAGAGAAAACTCAATTCCTCATTATTGGAATTGTTTTTTCTCTCTATCTTTTTCACTTCGCATTCATTTTCACCTGTTCGCTTCCGTCTCCGGTCCCCGTCCGGCGATCTTTCTTTTTCCGGTTATTGATCCCTCCAAAAAAGgagaaaaaacaaagaaaaagttGAAAGTGAAATTTAGAGCTTTTTGTCTTGTTTTGTTGTATTTTTATCCTTTTGCTTTGgtttttttctttgttttttctcTCTGGATTGGTCTCGTGTAATGAATAAGTCAGTGAAGGATTTTGAGTGGCTAAGATTTCTGTGACAGAATCAAAGTTTTTCAGAGATCTATCTGGTTTTGGATTCACGCAAAGAGAGATGATGAGGATGAAGAACATGACGAATATTGGAGGTTCGGAAAACGAAGCAAGAGGTTTGGAGTGGGAAATGAGACCTGGAGGGTTGTTGGTTCAGCGTCGAACCGCTGACTCGGATATAAACCCGGTTCCTCCACCGACAGTTAGAATTCGGGTTAAATACGGTTCAACCAATCATGAAGTCAACATTAGTTCAATAGCAACATTTGgtatttaattattaattttttttaattattacaTAATTAAAGTttgtattaatttttttattatgtttgGTGTTGTTACAGGGGAATTGAAGAAAATCCTAACCGGTCCAACCGGTTTACACCACCAAGACCAGAAGATATTTTACAAAAACAAAGAGAGAGTTTCAAAGGAGTTTCTTGACGTTGTAGGAGTCAAAGATAAATCAAAGTTAGTGTTAATGGAAGATCCTATTAGTAAAGAGAAAAGGTACTTAGAAATGAGAAAGAATGTGACTATGGAAAAAGCTTCAAAATCTATTTCAGAAATTAGTTTGGATGTAGATAGGCTTGCAGGACAGGTAGCtacatttaatttaatttaattttataatatGGTTGGTGATTGTAATTGGTATTAATGGTTGAATAATTCGGTTATGATATGAAATTTTTCTTAATTAGGTGTCTGCTCTTGAAACAATAATTAATAAAGGTGGGAAAGTTGTAGAGGCTGATTTGCTTAAATTGATTGAGAAATTGATGAATCAATTGCTTAGATTGGATGGTGTAATTGCTGATGGAGATGTTAAGTTGCAGAGGAAAATACAGGTAAATGTTCTATTGTGACAAaaatattgcttttattttttcATAGCTTAAATTTGTTATGATTCTTGATAGAAACTGCAAAAACTATAGAATAGAAATAATGTGAGAAACTTTAATAAATTTCGTAAGGAACAAAATGAAAGTTTAGTATATAATGAGGTTTATCTAGGCTAAAAGTATAACTAAATCTTGTTTAATGTAATCAATTTGTAACTAACTCTCTTCTAATATAACTAATTTGTAACTAATAACTAACTCTCTTCTAGTGTAAGAATTTTGTAATTtgttaatattttttttgaaGGTAAAAAGAGTTCAAAAGTATGTTGAAACTTTGGATATGTTGAAAGTTAAGAATTCCAATGGAGTTCATGTCCCAATGAAGAAGTCTCAGCAAAAGCATTCAAATGGTCCCAAACTGGCACCAATTGAAGAGCAACCAGAAGGGATGTCAATGGGGAACAATAAATTAGAACCTAAATTGGAAGAAAAGCAGCAGAAAGGGTCAATGAATTCAACCTCAGAAGTTGTTGTTACTACAAAATGGGAGACATTTGATTCTCTGCCACCATTAATTCCTGTTACTTCAACGTCTTCATCCAGCTCATCCACCAATAATTCAGTTCAACCAAAGTTCAATTGGGAATTCTTCAACTAAATAATGCAACACCACGTGTTGGTAATTGTGTGATGTGTTTTGGGCTTTGTTTTCCACTTGGAATGTTATTATATTGTTAATTATTATACATTCTTTTATGTATTTAGATTTGTTTAGCAACCCCTTTAGTCTGTCTTTTACTTTACCGGCAATAAACGGTGGGTTGCTCTAGTGATCATTGGAGTATCATAAACTAGTTCTTTTTCTAATTAGTTTTTATAGTTTTCCTCCAATTTCATTTACCAAATTATGCTCTACTATTTTTCAGTTTATGATAATAATGTTATGCATCACAATATATTGGCATCATCATCATGTTAAACATTCATTAACTCTTTATGTTCATGCTTGGGTTAAAATTTTAATTTGTGTGGAAAAATTTCATTGACTAACTAAATTGAATCTAACTATTGAATTTATCTGTTCATATCCAGCATTAAACGTAACATACTTCCGTATTTAATAGTCATATGTATAAACAAATTAAATCAATTCAATTTCTTGAAAGTTTTTGTTTTCTTGAAAACTAGAGTTGCGCTAAATACTAATGGTGCGACAAGTGTGGATGGTTTATCTCATTGTGGAGCACAGTTGTAGTGCTCTAGTGGTGGGTAGTGTTAGAACGTTCCCGTTGTGTATAGCATGTTGACTCGTAGGTTGTAGTTCAGATGTTAGCTACTAACGACAGAGTTTGCATAAGATGAAGTTTGTGTCAAAAACCCAGAGGTTACTTCATCCGGAATGAGGGTGAAAGTCTCTCATATCTACCGAGGCTGACTTGTGTGGAGAAGCTCTAGCAAGTATAGATTGTCGGTTGGACTCCACTTTGATATTTGACAATTTCTTATCCCACTATTGAGTGGAAAAATATTTTATGAAAATTTCAAAATATCCCTCAAATTTTGAATATGCATCTCTGAATACACATTGTCTTAAATTAAAACGTTAACTGatctagagatgcatctccataatATTTTAAAACATACACCATGCATCTCACTCTGAAAGACATTTTATACGTTTATTGTTCCGGAGATGCATATTCGTTTAGAGTTTACGAAGATACATATTCGCACCGTATCAGAACAATGCAAGTTATGTTTGTTTTATGATTTACGAAGCTGAAAGTGATTATTTATAAACGTTAAAAACCTTGTTATGCGATGAGATTTAACATACATGtaaaaaatgacatatataaatTCAGATGgttcaaaaatgacatatataaataAAGTAGAATGAAGTgtaaataatatattaatatacAATCCATAATGAATTCAAAGTATAACTATTATATACTGCAAGACTACCAATATGTGAAGAGGGTCCACAACATGTTGAGTCAGAGAATGTGGCTGCACAggatgttggtgtaagccctagaggccaatacttttggtacttgtatcgaattatttattaataataaaaaggcatttttctttattatgtttgtttaataaagtccctggaatagatagtccatttaatgtatcaagtatgacttaatcatgagatcacattaaacataaggacactattcttaaaatgtccgtagtcaagctttattatgaaatgggataacattaaagcatggagactattatgtttgtagactgatgatcacgtctcatggatcatggataaagagttatcaagtcttaaacataggtatgaatattaagagtaatattcatactggattgacccgctatgagaatactatatagaaagttatgcaaagtgtcataagttattctcatggtgataatagtgtataccactcttcgacctgaaaccactatggatcctagatgtagagtcgagtgctttattgctgatccaacgttgtccgtaactggataaccataaaggcagttgataggtactccacgaagcatgctgagggacatgagtgtcctagatggaatttgccagtcctgcttaacaggataaatgtctatgggcccaatattgaactggacaagggtgacatggtctataccttgtgttcaatatagacataagggcaaaggggtaattatacacataattattatcacaggaggttttgtcagatcacatgacattttcgtgacttgggtagcagtgatgtgttgctagataccgctcactgtttattatgttaaatgcatgatttaatataattgccaacgccgcgaaaacctatagggtcacacacaaaggacggattgatgagagatagaataattaaggaacatcgtaaggtacggtgtacttaagaagaatacgaaatatggtaaagtaccaaatacttaagtgattttggcatattctgagatatgggtcaaaatgcacttaagtgggctttttggcttgaagcccacacaagtggttctataaatagaaccccttgggtagaagcatacacactccagacaacacaactgaagagttggaatttcgtatctctctctctctcactcaaagccttcactcacaaacagctagcactgcgattgaaggaatccgttcgtgtggactgagtagagacgttgtcattgttcaacgttcgtgatcgccccgtggatctgtatcaaaggttgatcattgtcaaagatctgcaccaaaggtttgaatcgccacaagaggtaacgattctatcactgatcatgctcattcgtaaggatcattaaaggagaaatttttatattccgctgcgccttggatggcaattctccttcacagGAGGGAATAAAAGTTGTTAGTGATCCGGAAATTGTGGA is a window of Lathyrus oleraceus cultivar Zhongwan6 chromosome 6, CAAS_Psat_ZW6_1.0, whole genome shotgun sequence DNA encoding:
- the LOC127091709 gene encoding BAG family molecular chaperone regulator 1, which translates into the protein MMRMKNMTNIGGSENEARGLEWEMRPGGLLVQRRTADSDINPVPPPTVRIRVKYGSTNHEVNISSIATFGELKKILTGPTGLHHQDQKIFYKNKERVSKEFLDVVGVKDKSKLVLMEDPISKEKRYLEMRKNVTMEKASKSISEISLDVDRLAGQVSALETIINKGGKVVEADLLKLIEKLMNQLLRLDGVIADGDVKLQRKIQVKRVQKYVETLDMLKVKNSNGVHVPMKKSQQKHSNGPKLAPIEEQPEGMSMGNNKLEPKLEEKQQKGSMNSTSEVVVTTKWETFDSLPPLIPVTSTSSSSSSTNNSVQPKFNWEFFN